The sequence below is a genomic window from Streptomyces sp. NBC_00289.
ACTGCGTCACCGCAGACGGGCACGCTGCGAGGACCGCATCCGAGGCGCCCGTGCCACCGGCCTGCGCAATCTGCCCCTGCACGACACGGCCCAGAACCAGATCTGGCTGGAGATCGTCTCCCTCGCGCTCGACCTCCTCGCCTGGATGCCGATGCTCGCGCTGACCGGCGAGGCCCGCCGCTGGGAACCCAAGAAGCTCCGGCTGCGGCTGTTCTCCGCCGCCGCTCAGCTCGTGAACACCGGCCGTCGCCGCTGGCTCCGCCTGCCCGCCCGATGGCCCTGGACCGCTGTCATCAGCCACGCGATCGTCAGGCTCCACGCCCTGCCGAACCCCGGTTGACCAGCCACATCGCCCGTCCCGACAAACCCGCACCACCACACCGGTGAAGTGGAACCCGGCGCCCATCCGACGCGAGAGCCGGGCCCTCGGCCTGCCCCAGCCCCGAAAAGACCCCACCACACAAACGCAGAGTCCCCGTCAACAAACCGACAAGGACTCATGAACGATCGAGGCTAGAGGGCGAGATGACGGACCATCTCGGCTATGACCGGCACGATCCGGCCGGGAAGAACGGCGGCAACTCCCGCAACGGTAAACGGTCCAAGACCGTCGTCACGGACGTCGGCCCGGTCGAGATCGAGGTGCCCCGGGATCGGGAAGGCGGGTTCGATCCGCAGATCGTGAAGAAGCGGCAGCGGCGGCTGACGGGTGTCGACGAGATGGTGCTGTCCTTGTCGGCGAAGGGCCTCACGCACGGGGAGATCTCCTCGCACCTGGCCGAGGTCTATGGCGCCGATGTGTCGAAGCAGACGATCTCGACGATCACGGATTCGGTGATGGAGGGCATGGCGGAATGGCAGGCCCGCCCTCTTGATCGCGGGCGGTTTCCATCAGTGGTTGCGAATCACCTGGTCAATGGGCCTGTGAGGCATTCTTGCATGGCCTCGGCCGGGGTCTTGTCCCCGAGGACGATGCGGGGTCGGTGGTTGAGTTGGCGGGCGACGGCGCGAAGGTCTTGTGCGGTGTGGACTGACAGATCGGTGCCTTTGGGAAAGTACTGCCGCAGCAGGCCGTTCATGTTCTCGTTGGTGCCGCGCTGCCAGGGCGAGTGAGGGTCGCAGAAGTAGATCCGGAAGCCGGTGAGGGCCTCGATGTCCTCGTGGAGCGTCAGTTCGCGCCCCTGGTCCCAGGTGAGGGTTCTCTTCATCTGGGGCGGGATATGCGCGGTCTGCGTGATCAGCGCGTTGCGCACCTGCGGGGCCTTCCAGCCGCCGGGCAGGTGGATCAGGTGAACGTAACGGGTGGTGCGCTCGACCAGGGTGCCGATCGCCGAGCCCTGTCCGCGGCCGATGATGAGGTCTCCCTCCCAATGCCCGGGAGATCTGCGGTCGTTGACCTCAACGGGGCGCCGGTGGATCAGCGTCATGTTCTTGATCTTGTTCAGGGTGGGCACGCCGCGACGCTGCTTCTTGCGTCGGGTTCGGCCGGTGCGGAGCTTGGCGTCGCGCCGGCCGAGGAGGCCGGCAAACAGGGCCCGGTAGATCGTCTCCGGGCATGCCCGCATCGATGTGTCGTGGGCGTGTTCGCGGGCCAGGTGACGCGAGATCTGCTGAGGAGACCACTTCTCAGTGAGCTTCTCGCGCACGAACGTCCGCAGCGGCTCGCCGACCCGGATCTTCTCCTCTTTGGGACGCCTGCGACGCAGGAGGGCGCGATTGTGGGCCCACCAGGGGTTGTAGCGGCCGTCCGGCTTGCTGTTGCGCTCGATCTCCCGGTAGACGCTCTGAAAGCTCTTCCCGATCGAGGCCGCGATCCGCTTCACGCTCTGATCGGAGTGCAGGCCGTCGGCGATCGCGATGCGGTCGTCCTGGGTGAGGAAGCGCGGCGATACCGGGCCGGGGTCAGCAATGATCATGCTCCCAGCATCGATGAACCACAACGAACCGCAGCTCGTGGACACCCCGACCTGGCGGGCGGCAGCCGCACCTCGATACCCCGCGTGCAGCAGCTCGAAGTACCTCTTCTTCACCGCAGTCGGCACTCTGTTGGGGGCGTACCTCGGCATGCAAACACTCTCCTTCCGGAGCGTTCGCAACAACCAATAGAACTCAAGGCGTGTACCCAGTGGTCTTCATTGACTGCATCAACGTGAAGATCCGGGTTCTGGCGATGATCTTGTGATTCGGGCGGTGGGGCTCACCGTGTGAGCAGGACGCGTTTGCGAAGGAGATCGAGACTGGCCCTGCCGAACATCTGGCGTTTCAGCATCTTCAGCCGGTTGATGTTGCCCTCGACGGCGCCGGAACTGTGCGGTAGAGACAGCCCGTTGCGGACTGCGTCGAAGTCGCGGCGGAGGTTGCGCGCGAAGCCCGCAAGCGGAGCCAGACTGTCCTGTTCGACGTCGATGATCCAGTCTTCGAGGCGGTCGCCGTGCCGTCCGGTCATCATCGCGGCGAACTTCCTGACGTGAAGAGTGAGCCGGTCAAGTTCAGGATCGCGCTCACGCAACCGGTGCAGGTTGTCAGCGTCCTCGTCCCGCAGGTGCTCGGGGTGCGTCATGATCCAGGAGGTGACCTCGCGGACCGAGGGAGGCTTCGGTCCCGGATCGGGTGCGTGTCCGCGCCCGGTCCGGTAACGCCGCAGATGCCGCTGAACGGCCAACTCGCCGCCGGAATAACCGAGTTGCTTGATCTCCCGGTAGAGCTGGGCAGCGTTTCTGACACCCTCGTTCCAGCGCCGGTGCAGGTAGCCGACGTACGGATCAACGACATGCGCTCGTTGGAGGTTCTTGGCCACGACATCGTCGGCGGAGCGTGCGTTGACCAGTTTGCGGACGGTGGCCTGGTGCAGCCCGAGCTTCCGGCCGATCGCCGCCTTCGACATCCCCTGCTGCCACAGTTCGTGGGCGGCAGCATGCTGCTCACGCAGCCGGATCACGATCTTCAGCTCTTTCGGCGGCTGGACCACCTCGGGTTCCACCTCCACGAGGTCGGGGCCGGAGGCTGAGCCGGGATGCGGTTCGGTCAGGTGGGAGCGATGGGCGTTGACCGTCTTCTCAACCGCTTGGCCGAGGTTGGCCCACAGGTGATAGCGATCCGCGACCTGTTCGGCCTGCGGCGCCCCGACCCGAGCGCCCTCCCCGTAACCGCTGGAACGGTCTCGGCAAATGACCCTCACCTCTGGGTGATCGCGGAGCCAGGCGGCCAGGTCCTCCCCGTCGCGGCCGTCGTAGATGTGCAGCGGACGGTGGGTGGCCATGTCGATCAGGACCGTGCCGTAGTGGCGGCCCTTGCGGAAGGCGAAGTCGTCGACCCCGAGGATCTCCACCTCGCCGATCTCCGGCTCGGGCAGGGACCTGACCAGCCGCAACAGCGTATCCCTGCCCACGGTGAGGCCGACCGCGGCCGCCAAACGGGCTCCTGCCCGGCCGGCCAGGGACAGGCCGATCTGCGTCAACACCCCACGCAGCTGCGGGGTATGTCGGCTGTGCGGGGTGGTCAGTCCCGCGATCTGCTCGGCAAACGTCACCGCCGTGCAGGCAGGGTTCTCACAGCGGAAGCGGCGTATGCCTAACTCGATCACGACGCCGAGCCCGCCCACGGCGACATCACGCAGCCGGCGTACATACCGGCCGTGCACCCGTGCCGAGCTTTGGCCGCACCGGCAAGCCGCGGTCGTCGCTCGCGCGCGCGTCCTCAGCACCACCTTGTCGGGCCGCCGCTGGACCTCCTCGATCAGCAACGCGGACAGGTAGGGAAACAACTCCAACAGCACATTACGAGAGCACGCGATGCATGATCGCGAACATCTGAAACGACCTGCACAAGCGTCCGGATCACAAGATCGTCGCCAGAACCAAGATCTGCGAGGGCCAGGTCGCCAACAGGCCGATATACATGGCGCTTGCGGTCACGGCCGAGGGGCACCGCGACATCCTGGGACTGTGGGCCGGCGGCGAGGGAGGCGAAGGTGCCAAGCACTGGCTCCGCGTTCTGACCGAGCTGAAGAACCGCGGCGTCGAAGACGTGCTCATGCTGGTCTGCGACGGGCTGAAGGGCCTCCCCGACGCGGTCGGCGAGGTCTGGCCCAAGACCGTTGTCCAGACGTGCGTCGTCCATCTCCTGCGGGCATCGTTCCGCTATGCCGGCCGCCAGGACTGGGACAAGATCGCAAAGGCGTTGAAGCCGGGCTATAAGGCGCCGACCGAGGATGCGGCCACCAGCCGGTTCCTCGAGTTCAGCGAGGAATGGGGCGGTAAATACCCTGCGATCGTGCGGTTGTGGGAGAACGCGTGGGCCGAATTCGTGCCGTTCCTGCAGTTCGACGCGGAGATCCGCCGGATCGTCTGCACCACCAACGCCATCGAGTCGGTCAACGCACGGATCCGCCGGGCGGTCCGGGCCCGCGGCCACTTCCCTTCCGAGAACGCCGCCCTGAAGTGCATCTACCTCGCGGTGATGTCCCTCGACCCGACCGGCACCGGCCGCAAACGCTGGACCACCCGCGGGTTGCCACTCACGATGGTGATGTTCGGGGATGAAGAGAGCCCGCTGGTGGGGGTTTCAGCGGGCTGAGGCGGCATGGCCGGCAACGCGACGGGCGACCCGAAAGAGGCCGCATTGCGGGCGACACGGACACCGATTCCTGGAGCCTTTTCCATGTGTACGGCTGGCGGGTGAGGTGGTGGGGCGGCGTTGACTGTGGCGTGACGAACGGGGCATCCCGCTGGTTTGGAAAGTCGCCAAACGTATCCTCACCTGCGGAGATGCCCCGTGTTCTTCTATCCTGCCGCATGCGACCTCGACGAAGAGCTCCTCGAACTGGTGACGATGGCGATCGTCGCGTGTGACGGTGACCGTGCCTGCAAGCTGCGCCCGTACGATCGGGCCCGGTGCACGCTGGTCTACCTGCGCAAGCACGACACCTTCGAACAGCTCGCCGCAGGGTTTGGTATCGGTGTGGCCACGGCCTGGCGCTACACGAACGACACGATCGAGTGCCTAGCTGCTTTCGCCCCGTCGTTGACCGAGGCGCTGACCAGCCATCACGCCGACGGATACGTGCTGCTGGACGGCACCGTCGCGGAGACCGACCGGGTCCAGGAGCCAGGCCACTTCTCCGGGAAGGTCCACCGTGAGGGCGTGAACCTGCAGGTCATCACCGCGGAAGAGGGGAAGCTGCTGTGGCTCTCGCCCGCCCTGCCCGGAGGCACCCACGACGTGAAGGCCGCCCGCGAGCACGGCATCATCGACACCTGCGCACAGCTGGATCTCGAGGTCCTGGCGGACAAGGGCTACGCCGGAGCCGGCGGCACGGTCATCACTCCGATCAAGCGCCGCCCGAAGACCGAGCTCAGCGACAAGCACAAGAAGTCGAACAAGGTCCACGCGGCCCTGCGGGCTCCCATCGAACGGACGATCTCCCGGATCAAGCGGTGGCGGATCTTTCGCCACGCCCGTACCAGTCCGAACAGGCTCACGTCAGCCGCCGCAGCGATCCTCACCCTCATGATCTACACGTGAAAAACGCTCCCGGTAGGCACTGGCGTCGTGGCGGTTGCCCGGCAGTGGGCGTCCCGCCGCCACGACCAGCCGCGTGTTGGCGTCGATGGCGACCTGGTGGTTGGCGGAATAGGTAGTTCTTGCTGGAAGCGGCCACGCTTGCCATGACTCGATCCTCTCAAACGATCGAGTCCCTACCGAACCCGGAACGGTTCAGTCGCCGAGGAGGGGCGCGTTCTTGACGGCACGGTCCACACCCTCCTGGTCCGGCAGGAATCGGGGCCTCTCCGCGACAAAAATGGCCGCCGCTTCGTAGAAGCGGCGGCCATTCTGGCGTCATTCATTTCTGAGGACTAGACATCTTGAAGACTGTTGCGGAAAACGGCGCAGCTCAAGCGGGTAAGGGGAAGGACGTAGGCGACTTCTATCACGCCAACTTGTCAAGCCTTTACTTTGCTTACTTCCGCGGCAACTTTACGCTTCTAACAACGAGGTGCGCTATGCATCTCCCAGCCTCCTGCAATGTGCTTGGATGACGCGCGACGGAAGA
It includes:
- a CDS encoding ISL3 family transposase — protein: MELFPYLSALLIEEVQRRPDKVVLRTRARATTAACRCGQSSARVHGRYVRRLRDVAVGGLGVVIELGIRRFRCENPACTAVTFAEQIAGLTTPHSRHTPQLRGVLTQIGLSLAGRAGARLAAAVGLTVGRDTLLRLVRSLPEPEIGEVEILGVDDFAFRKGRHYGTVLIDMATHRPLHIYDGRDGEDLAAWLRDHPEVRVICRDRSSGYGEGARVGAPQAEQVADRYHLWANLGQAVEKTVNAHRSHLTEPHPGSASGPDLVEVEPEVVQPPKELKIVIRLREQHAAAHELWQQGMSKAAIGRKLGLHQATVRKLVNARSADDVVAKNLQRAHVVDPYVGYLHRRWNEGVRNAAQLYREIKQLGYSGGELAVQRHLRRYRTGRGHAPDPGPKPPSVREVTSWIMTHPEHLRDEDADNLHRLRERDPELDRLTLHVRKFAAMMTGRHGDRLEDWIIDVEQDSLAPLAGFARNLRRDFDAVRNGLSLPHSSGAVEGNINRLKMLKRQMFGRASLDLLRKRVLLTR
- a CDS encoding IS30 family transposase: MIIADPGPVSPRFLTQDDRIAIADGLHSDQSVKRIAASIGKSFQSVYREIERNSKPDGRYNPWWAHNRALLRRRRPKEEKIRVGEPLRTFVREKLTEKWSPQQISRHLAREHAHDTSMRACPETIYRALFAGLLGRRDAKLRTGRTRRKKQRRGVPTLNKIKNMTLIHRRPVEVNDRRSPGHWEGDLIIGRGQGSAIGTLVERTTRYVHLIHLPGGWKAPQVRNALITQTAHIPPQMKRTLTWDQGRELTLHEDIEALTGFRIYFCDPHSPWQRGTNENMNGLLRQYFPKGTDLSVHTAQDLRAVARQLNHRPRIVLGDKTPAEAMQECLTGPLTR
- a CDS encoding transposase family protein, producing the protein MFFYPAACDLDEELLELVTMAIVACDGDRACKLRPYDRARCTLVYLRKHDTFEQLAAGFGIGVATAWRYTNDTIECLAAFAPSLTEALTSHHADGYVLLDGTVAETDRVQEPGHFSGKVHREGVNLQVITAEEGKLLWLSPALPGGTHDVKAAREHGIIDTCAQLDLEVLADKGYAGAGGTVITPIKRRPKTELSDKHKKSNKVHAALRAPIERTISRIKRWRIFRHARTSPNRLTSAAAAILTLMIYT